In Geovibrio ferrireducens, the genomic window TCCTTGAGAGCCCCTGAGTACCTCGACTCTTTCGATATCTTCAAGACCGGGATCGGCGTTCTGATAGTAATCCATAGGAATGCCATCAACGTAAATAATAACCGGACTGTTTTCGATAAAACCGTTTGTTCCCTTTCCCCTTATTGTAGTGTAGCTTATACTCCCTACAAGAGAAGACGTATAAGTGTTTGGAATAATATTCAGAAGCTCCTGTATATTTGTTATACCTGCTTTTTCAAGCTCGCTTCCGGTCATCACAGTCACAGCAGTTGGAGCTTCTTGAGCATAGCTTTCACGTTTATCAGCGGAAACAATCACGGAATCCAGAACTATAATATCATCATCCGCAGTGGTTTTAGAATCCGCATAAGCATCAGCGCAAAACACAAGCACTGAAAAAAATAATGTTAAGAGTGCTTTCCCCCTTAATAGCATAATATTCCCCTTTAAAATTTCTAATCTTGTTGCTGTCAGCGGAATAAGCTATACACAAATACTGTTCAGTGTGCTACTTCTGAAGGTAGTTTAAATAGTCTGAAAAGTTAAACACATCTTAATTTATTTCAGAACATCCAGTTCTTGATTTTCTGCTGTTCATCCCAGAGGTGTTTATACAAGCCGCTTTTTTCAAGAAGGGAAGAATGCGTCCCCTCTTCAACGATTCTCCCTTTATCCATCACAATTATTTTGTCTGCATTTACAACCGTATTCAGCCTGTGGGCTATAATAAGCACAGTTTTGTTCTTCACAAGTTCGTTTACCGCCTTCTGAATATGCTTTTCATTTTCAGGGTCAAGCGAAGCTGTCGCCTCATCCAGAAGGATAACAGGCGCATCTTTCAGAATCGCTCTTGCAATGGAAATTCTCTGTTTCTCACCGCCGGAAAGTCTTGATCCTCCCTCCCCTACAAGGCTGTCATATTTATGAGGCAGTTTTTCAATAAACTCTGCGCAGCCCGCTTTTTCTGCAGCGGCTTTAACAGCATCCTCTGCTGCATTCCTGTTCCCGATTGCGATGTTGTTATAAACAGTGTCATTAAATAGATAAACATCCTGAAAAACCATGGAAATACGGGAAAGCAGATCCTCCGGTTTATACTCCCTTACATCACGTCCGCCGAGAAATACCTCACCTGCGCATGTATCCCAAAAGCGGGCAATCAGTCTAGTAAGAGTGGTTTTGCCGGAGCCGGAAGTACCTACAACAGCAGTAAAGCTCTGTTCAGGCAGCTTCAGGCTTATATCCTCAAGCACACAGGTTTCATTATAGCTGAATGACACATTTCTGAACTCAATATCAAACTGCTCAGGCCTCGGCGCACCGCCGCCAGTCTGAATCGGTTCGTCCAGAAGTTTGGCGACCCTTTTCACGCTTAAATTGTAATAGTGCATTTCATTAACATATATGAATGCCTGAATCAGCGGTTCAAAAGCTCTGGAACCGAGGATCAGGAATGTTATGTATACCGGAATATCAATCCTGTCAGTCAGAAGAAAACCCAGCCCCGCAACAATGATAACTGTCAGGCCGGCATGGAGGATAATTGTGCTGATAACGGCCGTCGGACCTCCGGATGCCTCTATCTTTATACTGAGCCTTTTCAGTTCCCGAAAAGCCTTTTCCAGACGCTCAAAACGCACACCTGTGAGCCTGAAGGACTTTATAAACCTGATGCCCGCCAAATATTCAAGCATACGTGATGACGCCGCTGTTTTTGCTTCGTGGTGTTTTGCACCCACAGATAAAACTATTTTTTTTGTAATAATATACGCAGGAAAAGCCAGAGGAATAACCGCTGCGCCAGCGAGAGCAAGCTGCCAGTTCTGAAATGCAAGGAAAACAAGCAGCACAACAGGCATTACCACCGCACCTGCTATCTGCGTGAGCAAATGGCTGATCATGAACTCCACATTAGCGTAGTCAGAGATCAGGTAAGATCCTATGCTTCCCGGATCACGGCTGTTGAAAAAACCCATCGGCAGCCTGCGGAGCCTTTCTGCTATGGCGATGCGCCCCTCAGCCCCCATGCCGTAACTGCCGAGGTTCACAGAGAAATACGCTTTTCTGCTGATGAAATACTGCACCGCAACAGACGCTGCGAGAGTGATCCAGATTATGCCGAGCTGACGGGTGTCAAGCGTTAACGTTGGGTTGGCAAGAGGCTTATAAAATTCAAGCACAGCCGCCAGAAGGATTCCGTAAGGTACGCCTCTGAAGGCATACTCTGCAAGTGTCCACAAAAAAACCGGAGCGAATTTTTGGGGCTTTCCCGCTCCTGCCACACTGAGCATGGATATAAAGTTCATCTTCTGCCCCCTTCTTTCACGTCTATCTTCCATTCACGCATATATGAATATGTCTCCCACATTTTCGCATATAATCCGCCTGCGGATACCAGCTTTTCGTGTATTCCTTTTTCAACTATTCTTCCTCTGTCCATGACCATGATCTGTCCTGCATTGCGGATGGTCGAGAGCCTGTGCGCTATGACAAGCACGGTTTTATCCTTTATAAGTTTTGAAAATGCCTCAAGAATCCTCCCTTCGTTGTCAGGATCGGCATATGCAGTTGCCTCATCAAGAATCAGCACTGGAGAGTTTTTCAGAATAGCTCTGGCTATCGCCACTCTCTGCTGTTCACCGCCGGAGAGATATGTTCCTCCCTCACCGGCAAGAGTTGAGTAACCATTGGGAAGCTTCTCAATAAACTCATGGCAGCAAGCGGCTTTCGCAGCATTTATAACGTCATCCATTGCAGCGGAAGTATTCCCCATACGGATATTTTCCTCAATGGAATCAAAGAAAAGAAAATTTTCCTGAAACACAAATGACACGTGACCCATCAAAATCTCCGTACTCATATCCTTAATGTTCACTCCGCCTATTTTTATCTCTCCGTCATGTATGTCCCAGAATCTTGCAGCGAGCATCCCGACTGTTGATTTCCCTGCGCCGGATGGACCCACTATGGCTGTGACACTTCCCGCCTCCACACGGAAGGAAACATCTTTCAGTACCGGTTCATTTCCATACGAGAAAGTGACATCCGAAAACTCAAGCGATGAACCATTGGGGACGGCGGGCGCAGAAGGCTCACGCATTTCCTCCATGTTAAGTACGCTGTCCACACGCTCAAGCCCAACTGTGATCTGACGCAGGTTATTCACCATGAAAACCAGCTTAAGAAACGGAAAAAACATTCCGCTTCCCAAAATCAGAAACAAAAAGATCCTCGGCGCATATTCGGCATAATCTGCTGCATTCATACCGAAATACCCGGCAGCAGGAATTAAAAAGAGCAAAGGAGCGGATAAAACCGTAAGAAATGCGGGATAGATAAGAGCGTACTGCTTAGTTATCCTGAACGCAAAATCCCTGAATCTAAAAATACTCTTTTTGAGCGAATCAAAAGACTCCGCATCCGCATTAAATACCTTAACAACGGGCATACCTTTTACATATTCCGCCACAGACGAGTTCATTTCCTCCAGAGCAAGGTTAAATTCTCTGTATATATCATTGGATGAAAACATTCTTGTCTGAATAAACAAAGCAGCGCCTAAAGGAGCAAAGAGAGCAAGAGCGATGCGCCAATCCGTAATAAAAAGATATAAAGCGGTAAACACAGGGAACACCACAGCACCTGTTATATCCGGAATGTGATGAGCCACAAAAAGCTCTATTCGCTCCACATCCTCTGTCATTATCTTCTTTATGCCGCCCGTTGTCCTGTTGCTGAAAAAACCCATGGAAAGCTTGGTCAATTTTTCGGACAGCCTGACCCTAAGTTCGTAAAGAATATTGAACGCCGCAATATGAGAGCACATGAAAGCCGCATACAGCATGACACCTGCAATTCCCACGGCTCCGAGGCTTATAAACCCCAGACGGTACAGCCGCGAGGCATCCGCCTCATGTATATTTGAGGCGTGTCCCGCCAGTTCGCTGATGATAAAATACACAGCGGTAACCGGAACGAACTGTAATGCAGTTGCAGCAACAGTCAGAAGCATGGAAGCTATGAGAAATTTCTTTTTCGTTCCTGCTATTTCAAAAAGCCGCTTTATGCCGGATATATTATCTGTTCTTTCCATTATTGCACCCCGTCCGGACATCCGGACTCACATTCTTCAGTATCAGTTATGCGCCCATTGCGGAAAAGGTTCTCCAGCATCAGATAAACCAACAGACATATAAATGCGCACAAAATAAACAGAGTCTCATAACCAAAATATTGGGCAACAACTCCGCTTATTCCGGCAATGAACATTCCACCGAAAAAAGTCACAGACATAAACAGAGTAAAGTCTGTTCCTTCACGTCCGCTGCGTGCAAAATCCATTGCAATGGTATTAAAAACAGTGAGAAGAAGAGAAAAGGATACAAACACTGTACACATGGCAGCCTGAATCAGATACGCCCCCCCCTTGCCCGATGCCACCGGCACAAGCATAAGGCAGGCGAATATCTGAAAAGCGCTGCTGATAAGCATTACTTTCTTCCTTCCGTATTTTTTAACCGCAAAGCCCGCCGCCAGAGCCGCCGGAACTCCCGCAAGCGGGTAGAGCCCCACAGCGGCTGACACAAAGCTCCATGAATAGCCCTGATCAATCATCAATGGTTTAATCATTGTCATGGAGCTGAAAACACCTCCGAAAGAGAGAAGCATCACCGGAATCAGACGCCTGATGCCGCTTATTCTGAAGAAGCTCACAATATCTTCGTATGAAGCTGTTTTCTGCTGTTCCTGTGTTTTCTTTTCGCCTGAAAAATAAAGAGGAACAGAAAGCAGCAGAGTAACCACGAAAAGCGTAATCAGGGTTGTTTCCCATGATGTACGGATATAAAGAATCAGTGCGAGGCTGGAGCCCAGCACTACTCCGAGCATATTTCCTGCCGCCTGAATACCGTTTCCGATACCTCTTTCCGATGGTTGAAGCATTTTCACAGCATAAGCATCAACCGCTACATCCTGCGTGGATGCAAAAAAATATGAAAGAGTCATCAGCATAATAACCGTTATAAAGTTCTCACTCAGAGAAAAAAAAGCAGCAGCGAGAGTGGTGAGGGCAAAGAAGATCTGCATAAGGAAAATCCATTTCCTGTAATGATTTTTCCCCCTGCCCCACCTGTCCACGGCGGGCGACCAAAGAAACTTCAGAGCCCAAGGCATGCTTATCATTCCGGCAAAGCCTATGCTCCGAAGCGAGAAACCCTCATTGCGCATGATTACCGGAAGCGCATTTGTGGCAAAATGTCCGGGGATAAGCTGTGCCGTGTAAAGGCACGCAAGGGCGATAAATTTTTTTCTGTTTTCCATTAAAACCTTCCGGCAAAAGATACGCCGACTGTTCGGGGTTCGCCTGCTCTGCCGTACCAATTGCCTGATACTTTAACACCGCGTATTGCGTACTCCTCATCAAAGAGATTTCTTCCGAAAACATAAACCTCATAGTTTTCGCCCTCATATCCGAGTTTGGCATTCACTAACCCGTAGCCGTCCTGTGCCTTTGTATTTTCTGTATCAAAATAATGCTTCCCGTAATAACTGTATGACGCTGAAGCAAAAACACCCGCCGAAGAACGGTAAACCGCCCCCATATTTGCAGTGTACTCAGGCGTTGTCTGAATTTTATTGCCTTCGTAATCCCCTGCCTCTGTATCGTATTTTTTATATTCCGCTCTTGTGAGACCCGCACCCGCCTTCAATTCCAGCCCGGCAAACGGCATAGCGGATACTTCCAACTCTGCTCCCGTACTCTCGGCTTTGGCGGCATTTTCATAATAAGCAATGCCGTTTTTCATCACCTCAACCTGCATGTCTGTCCAGTCGATATAAAACAAAGCCGCATTGATATTCAGCCTGCGATTGAACCATGAGGACTTCATTCCAAGCTCATAATTCCATGTAAATTCCGGTTCATAATAAGTTCCCATATTCACACTGTCGTTAAAGCCACCGCTTCTGAACCCTCTGGAAGCACTTGCGTAAGCCATAAAATCATCAGTAAAGCCATAACTGAACACAAGCTTAGGAAGCCACGCCCCATAGCTTTCGTCTGTGGAGCCGTCCAGATCACCATAACCGAACATGGGGGAAACAGGGCCGCTTGATCTCTGTTTATAACTGAAGCTGTCCTTTTCATAATCATATCTGAGCCCCAAGGTGACCTTGAGCCTCTCTGTAAATGCGTATGTACCTTCACCGAAGATGGCATATCCTTCAGTCTCCGTGCCGCTGTTCATCACTATGTTCTCGCCCGGCATACCCACACCCATATTCATGTAGTTCATCCACATCATGTACTCGCGGTCATCATTCTCGGAAAGTATGAAAAGACCCGCAAGCCATTTAAGCTTCGATGTGCGGCTGTCTGAAACAAGCCTGAACTCCTGTGTAAACTGGGAAAGATCCTTGTCATATGACATAGTGATGAGATCAACAGGTGAAAAGTCCATATCGCCGAGGGAGTATTCTTGCTCATTGCGGAATGCGGTTATGGAAACAAGCTTTGCGCCTGAAAAATCGTATTCCGTGCGAAGCAGAATCCCCTGTGCATCTTTTCTGTCCTCACCGTCCTCGTTATAGCTCATGTTTTTACGCAGACTCCCTGAATCAAGGCTGCCTAACTGCACATTCTTAAAATAATCATAATTCTGATAATCATATATAAGGTTAAAGCGGAGTCTTTTGTCAGGTTCGTATCTCAGGGAAAGCCTTGCGTCCTTTTCCTCATACTCTCCGCCGTTCTTGGAGTTATCATACCTGTTTTCAAAATAGCTTTCGGACTCGCTGTAGCTCACAGCAGCATTCATAAACAGCTTATCTTTTATAACAGCCCCTCCTATTGATGCCTTAGCGCCATAGGTGCTGTATGACCCTGCTTCGAGTCCGGCGTAGCCGTGCCACTCATTACCCGGCTGTCTGGTTATTATATTGATTACTCCTGCTTCAGAGTTTCTGCCGTAAAGAGTGCCCTGCGGCCCTCTGAGGATCTCTATGCGGTCTATATCAAACAGAGTCATATCCAGAGACGGGTAATAAACATCATCAACATAAAAGCCCACAGCAGGGGTGTTATTGAATGAGCCTGTGATACCTCTCATTGTAACAAACGTCATTGAAGAAGAACCGGGCTGCGAGATATACATATTAGGAGAAAGAGACATGATATCCAGAGTGCTTTTAATTAGGTAATCCTCCGCCTGCTGCCCGCTGACAGCGGAAACAGAAGCGGCGACATTCTGAATATCCTCACCCCTTTTTTCAGCGGTAACAGTTACCGTATCAAGCATAATAACTTCTCCGTTATCAGAATTTTCAGCGGCAGCCGCCGAAACGGCGCTGAAAATGAGCATTGCGGCGCAGTACACCGCAAAAAAATTTAAACGAGATAACATTATATTCCTCCGTTGAATAAGTTAGACAAATATAAGTAGCACTGAAAAAAAATGTTTAATAGAATATGAGGTAATAAAAATTGAAAATCAGGAATGATTTTTTATGAATCTGCCGGGGGTCGTTCCGTAAAACTTAACAAACTCACGTATAAAGTGTGATGTGTCGCTGAAACCGAGCTGATGGCTTATTTCGGTTATATTAAAGCTGCTGTCTTTAAGCATATTCTCTGCAATACGCATGCGTTCACTGCGCAGAAAAGCGTAAGGAGTTGTCTCAAATACGCTTCTGAATCCCTGTTTGAGCTTTGTGATATTAACTCCCACTCTGCGGGCAAGCTCATCTAATGACGGAGGGCAGCCCACGCTGTTCTGCAAAATATTTCTCGCCTCCATTATACGTTCAATATCTCCTTTCAGCAGCCTCACGCAGTTACATTTGCCGCAGCAGGATGATATTTCATAAAGCTGACGGACTATCAGCTCCATGCTTTTGCTTTCCAGAAACAGCCTGTTCATTGCACCCTGATATGAACTGTTTGTAAGCTGGTTTATAATAAGCCTCGCAGCCGGACTTACAGCGGTTTCATAAATAAAAGGAGACTTTGATGAACCGTCCAGAACAGAAGCGAGCCCATGCGGAATATTCTGAAAATCATTTTCAAGATGTGCGGAAAGCCGCGAAGGCGATATGAAAAGATTCAGGGTTTTATATTCAGTAAGCGCCTGCATTTTAAAGAAGAATTTTGTATCCGGACAATATGTGACAAAAACCTTGCCGGGAGAGCTTTCAACCTCTGAGGAACTGAAAGCTGAATGATGAACCTGCCCGTAGCCGCATCCTGTTATATGAAATGTAAAAGCGATAGGAGCTTCGTTTTGATGAAAAACGCCTTCACTTTTTTCCCCAAGCATAAAACCAAAAAACAGTATATTAATTCCTGAAGGCAGAGAAGCATGTATAAGTCTGTCGCCCTTGATTGTTTCGCAGAATTTAAGAAAGTTCCAAGCAGAATCGGAAAATTCATTGGTAGAGCCTGAATGAGAAAACATGCTCCCTCTTATCACCAAAATTAGTTAGACATAACTAACTCAAAATAGTACCTATGTCAAGAAATAACAGCGGCGCAAGAGGCGAGCGCCGCCGTAAGATACTGCTGTTCAGAATTTCCCGGCAAACATAACACCTATAACCCTCGGTTCACCTGCTCTGCCATACCATACATCATTAACCTCAAATGCCCGCACGGCATACTCTTCGTCAAGAAGGTTTCTTCCATAAAAATATATGTCATAGAGGCTGCCCTGATAACCTATTCTGGCATTCAGCACACCATAGCTTTTCTGTTCCTCCGTATTTGCCGGGTCAAAATACACTTTGCCGAACATGCTGTAATTTGCATTGGTATAGAACCCGTTGCCGAAACTGTATGCAGCACCCAAATTTGCAGTATAAAGCGGTGAGTCAATAACTCTTTTGCCGCTGAAATCCTCATCCCCTCTTTTATAGTCTTTATATTCTGCGTATGTGTAGCCAACTCCGGCGTTTATAACCAGTCCAGAAAGCGGCATTGCAGATATCTCCATCTCAGCGCCCGTACTTTCCGCTTCGGCAGCGTTTTCCATATAAACAGATGTTCCCCCCGCTTCGGCGATCTCCACCTGCATATCCGTCCAGTCAATATGAAACAGCGCTGCGTTAACATTCAGCCTTCGTCCCAGCCATGAAGATTTGAAACCAAGTTCATAATTCCATGTAAATTCCGGATCAAAAGAGGAACCCATATTCTCTTTTTCGTTAAAGCCTCCGCTTCTGAAACCTCTGGAAACACTTGCGTAAGTAATTATGCCTTCAGCAAAGCGGTATTTCAGGGAAAGCTTAGGCAGCCATGCCCCGTATGTTTCTTCTTCCGAACCGGAAATACTGCCGTAGCCCATCATGGGGAGTATATCACCGGAGGGATTCTGGCTATAGGAGAACTCCTTTTTTTCATTGTCATAACGGAGACCCGCTGTCAGTTCAAATCTGCCGAATTCGTAACCTGCTTCACCG contains:
- a CDS encoding helix-turn-helix domain-containing protein: MFSHSGSTNEFSDSAWNFLKFCETIKGDRLIHASLPSGINILFFGFMLGEKSEGVFHQNEAPIAFTFHITGCGYGQVHHSAFSSSEVESSPGKVFVTYCPDTKFFFKMQALTEYKTLNLFISPSRLSAHLENDFQNIPHGLASVLDGSSKSPFIYETAVSPAARLIINQLTNSSYQGAMNRLFLESKSMELIVRQLYEISSCCGKCNCVRLLKGDIERIMEARNILQNSVGCPPSLDELARRVGVNITKLKQGFRSVFETTPYAFLRSERMRIAENMLKDSSFNITEISHQLGFSDTSHFIREFVKFYGTTPGRFIKNHS
- a CDS encoding ABC transporter ATP-binding protein yields the protein MERTDNISGIKRLFEIAGTKKKFLIASMLLTVAATALQFVPVTAVYFIISELAGHASNIHEADASRLYRLGFISLGAVGIAGVMLYAAFMCSHIAAFNILYELRVRLSEKLTKLSMGFFSNRTTGGIKKIMTEDVERIELFVAHHIPDITGAVVFPVFTALYLFITDWRIALALFAPLGAALFIQTRMFSSNDIYREFNLALEEMNSSVAEYVKGMPVVKVFNADAESFDSLKKSIFRFRDFAFRITKQYALIYPAFLTVLSAPLLFLIPAAGYFGMNAADYAEYAPRIFLFLILGSGMFFPFLKLVFMVNNLRQITVGLERVDSVLNMEEMREPSAPAVPNGSSLEFSDVTFSYGNEPVLKDVSFRVEAGSVTAIVGPSGAGKSTVGMLAARFWDIHDGEIKIGGVNIKDMSTEILMGHVSFVFQENFLFFDSIEENIRMGNTSAAMDDVINAAKAACCHEFIEKLPNGYSTLAGEGGTYLSGGEQQRVAIARAILKNSPVLILDEATAYADPDNEGRILEAFSKLIKDKTVLVIAHRLSTIRNAGQIMVMDRGRIVEKGIHEKLVSAGGLYAKMWETYSYMREWKIDVKEGGRR
- a CDS encoding TonB-dependent receptor plug domain-containing protein — encoded protein: MLLRGKALLTLFFSVLVFCADAYADSKTTADDDIIVLDSVIVSADKRESYAQEAPTAVTVMTGSELEKAGITNIQELLNIIPNTYTSSLVGSISYTTIRGKGTNGFIENSPVIIYVDGIPMDYYQNADPGLEDIERVEVLRGSQGTLYGKGSVGGVINIISKKPADHFEGRINIYVGNYSSYGAHMSVSTPVVVISSSSLSIIR
- a CDS encoding MFS transporter; this translates as MENRKKFIALACLYTAQLIPGHFATNALPVIMRNEGFSLRSIGFAGMISMPWALKFLWSPAVDRWGRGKNHYRKWIFLMQIFFALTTLAAAFFSLSENFITVIMLMTLSYFFASTQDVAVDAYAVKMLQPSERGIGNGIQAAGNMLGVVLGSSLALILYIRTSWETTLITLFVVTLLLSVPLYFSGEKKTQEQQKTASYEDIVSFFRISGIRRLIPVMLLSFGGVFSSMTMIKPLMIDQGYSWSFVSAAVGLYPLAGVPAALAAGFAVKKYGRKKVMLISSAFQIFACLMLVPVASGKGGAYLIQAAMCTVFVSFSLLLTVFNTIAMDFARSGREGTDFTLFMSVTFFGGMFIAGISGVVAQYFGYETLFILCAFICLLVYLMLENLFRNGRITDTEECESGCPDGVQ
- a CDS encoding ABC transporter ATP-binding protein — protein: MNFISMLSVAGAGKPQKFAPVFLWTLAEYAFRGVPYGILLAAVLEFYKPLANPTLTLDTRQLGIIWITLAASVAVQYFISRKAYFSVNLGSYGMGAEGRIAIAERLRRLPMGFFNSRDPGSIGSYLISDYANVEFMISHLLTQIAGAVVMPVVLLVFLAFQNWQLALAGAAVIPLAFPAYIITKKIVLSVGAKHHEAKTAASSRMLEYLAGIRFIKSFRLTGVRFERLEKAFRELKRLSIKIEASGGPTAVISTIILHAGLTVIIVAGLGFLLTDRIDIPVYITFLILGSRAFEPLIQAFIYVNEMHYYNLSVKRVAKLLDEPIQTGGGAPRPEQFDIEFRNVSFSYNETCVLEDISLKLPEQSFTAVVGTSGSGKTTLTRLIARFWDTCAGEVFLGGRDVREYKPEDLLSRISMVFQDVYLFNDTVYNNIAIGNRNAAEDAVKAAAEKAGCAEFIEKLPHKYDSLVGEGGSRLSGGEKQRISIARAILKDAPVILLDEATASLDPENEKHIQKAVNELVKNKTVLIIAHRLNTVVNADKIIVMDKGRIVEEGTHSSLLEKSGLYKHLWDEQQKIKNWMF
- a CDS encoding TonB-dependent receptor — its product is MLSRLNFFAVYCAAMLIFSAVSAAAAENSDNGEVIMLDTVTVTAEKRGEDIQNVAASVSAVSGQQAEDYLIKSTLDIMSLSPNMYISQPGSSSMTFVTMRGITGSFNNTPAVGFYVDDVYYPSLDMTLFDIDRIEILRGPQGTLYGRNSEAGVINIITRQPGNEWHGYAGLEAGSYSTYGAKASIGGAVIKDKLFMNAAVSYSESESYFENRYDNSKNGGEYEEKDARLSLRYEPDKRLRFNLIYDYQNYDYFKNVQLGSLDSGSLRKNMSYNEDGEDRKDAQGILLRTEYDFSGAKLVSITAFRNEQEYSLGDMDFSPVDLITMSYDKDLSQFTQEFRLVSDSRTSKLKWLAGLFILSENDDREYMMWMNYMNMGVGMPGENIVMNSGTETEGYAIFGEGTYAFTERLKVTLGLRYDYEKDSFSYKQRSSGPVSPMFGYGDLDGSTDESYGAWLPKLVFSYGFTDDFMAYASASRGFRSGGFNDSVNMGTYYEPEFTWNYELGMKSSWFNRRLNINAALFYIDWTDMQVEVMKNGIAYYENAAKAESTGAELEVSAMPFAGLELKAGAGLTRAEYKKYDTEAGDYEGNKIQTTPEYTANMGAVYRSSAGVFASASYSYYGKHYFDTENTKAQDGYGLVNAKLGYEGENYEVYVFGRNLFDEEYAIRGVKVSGNWYGRAGEPRTVGVSFAGRF